The DNA sequence CCATGGCCAGATTGACGCAGATGATGGCATTCTTATTGGTGCTATGGTGAGCCACCGGCGCGATCAGCGTGGTACAGCCGTGAAGGGCGCTGATCTTGGAGCTGACATGTATCAGAGGCTGCATGTTCAGCACGTCGATCTGCTTGCTCACTTCATTCTTCTTACGCAGATTGAAGTAGTAATCGAATAGCTTTGGCTGACGCTCTTTGATCAACTTGGCCATGGCGATTGTAGCGTACACATCTGACATGGCGTCGTGGGCTTTGTCATGGCTTAGGTTGTTGGCCTGGGTGAGGTGCTCAAGCTTAAAACTCGGGCTGCCATCCTCTTTCTCGGGCCAGTTGATGCCTTCGGGCCTTAGCGCATAACAGGCGCGCACCAGATCTATGATGTCCCAGCGGCTGTTGCCGTTCTGCCACTCCCGCGCATAGGGATCAAAAAAGTTACGGTAGAAACCGTAGCGGGTCACCTCATCGTCGAATCGCAGCGAGTTATAGCCGGCCACACAGGTGTTGGGCTGGGAAAACTCGCTATTGATCCTGGCCATAAACTCCGCTTCCGGCATCCCCTTGAGATTGGCGAGCTGGGGCGTGATCCCGGTGATAAGGATCGCCTCAGGCGAGGGCAGGTAGTCGCTGGCCTGCTTACAGTAGAAGGTTACCGGCTCAGAGATGATGTTGAGATCCATATCGGTTCGAATACCGGCAAACTGAGACGGCCTGTCTTTGGCCGGGTTTGCGCCGAAGGTCTCGTAGTCGTGCCAGAAGATGCTGGGAAGGTTATTTGCAGGCATAGCGTAAGGTAGCGTGTGAATAGTGGCACTTATCATAGCACCCTAGTTTGCGCCTGCACTAATTTAACGGTTTATTTTCCCTATTTGATTGAAATCGCGTCATTTTGAAGTTGGCAGCGGCTCAGTTGGCCAGTTACAATGGTCGGCTAACGAGGAATAACCCGATGTTTGAACCCTTACTGACTCAGCCACAATTTATCGAACTGACCCAGAGGCGTCAGTTGCATCTGCGTTTGCGTGAGTCGGTGAGCGATTTTAGCCTGCTGCAGACCATGGGGGGACACCTGCTCGAATGTGTGGTGACCCAAGCGTGTAGCGACAAGGGCTTGATCTTAAGATCCCATCCTTACCTCATCTGCGAGCTAGTTTCCGGGGAGGGGCCTGCGCTTGATGCAGCAATGCCTCAAGAGGAGAGCTTACACCGCTCCCACGGCCAGGGCTGGCGTCTGTTTAGTGCACTTGGGATCTCGCCCGTGATGTGCGCCGAAAGGTTACGTAAAGGCTTGGTGATAGCGGTTGAGACCCTGGGCGATAGCGTGTGCTTTCGGCCACAGTTTGATCAGAAATGGTTGCTGGTGACCCTGGAGCGCGACCTGAGACTCTTCGGCGGTCCCCTGGAGCTGCGAAGAGCCAAGGCGGTACTTGCCCGGGCGGAAGATCTCAGCCAAAACGCCGAGGCGCTGCTGCTGGAGATAGGTGAGATAGAGCTGGTTCGTCAGGAGCTGGCCCATTTTGCCAATCATGGCGATGTGAAGCAGCACGGGGTGATCTTAAGCGAGGTGACCAAGGTGGATGAGCAGTTGCTACGCAAGAAGCAGTTATTGTCCCATCATTATTACCAGAAGGTACAGCGTCCTAACTGGCAGCATGCCGCCAATCAGCATGAAGATCTCGAGGCGCTGCAGCGCAAGCTGGAGTCCTATCAGCTGCTGGCACCACCCGAACTTAACCTAATGGTTGAGCAGATGTTTTTAGACGACTAGTCGGTTTATGACCCGACTAGTATTGGAATATTGTAATGAATTACCTTTGTCCTATCTGTCAGCGCACGCTGTCACTCATAGATCGCACCTGGTGCTGTGAGGCAAATCATAGGTTCGACTGTGCCAAAGAGGGTTATGTCAACCTGCTGCCGGTGCAGAAGAAGCGCTCTAAAGATCCCGGCGACAACAAAGAGATGATGTTCGCCCGGCGGGAATTTCTCAACAAGGGCTACTATGAGGCGATGAGCGATAGGGTAAATGCCCTAGCGCAGGAATATGCCGGTGAGGCTCGTCATGGGCTGGATATAGGTTGCGGCGAGGGTTACTACAGCCACAGACTGCTGCAAGCCATGGGCAGCGCCGAGTCGTTTAGCCTCAGTGGCTTGGATATCTCTAAGTCGGCCCTTAAATATGCGGCCAAGCGCTATCCGGATATTCAGTTTTGTGTGGCCAGCAGTTTCGAGATGCCCTTTGCCGATCAGAGTTTCGACTTCATGTTGCGCATCTACGCCCCGTCGCAAGATGACGAGCTTAGACGCGTCGCTAAGCCGGGTGCCATTCTGATCACCGTCTCGGCGGGCCCGCAGCATCACTTTGCCCTTAAGCAGGTGATCTATGACCAGCCAAGACCAAATCCCGAGGTGGACAGCCAGATAGTGGGGTTCGAGCGTCTGCATAGCGAGCGACTGACGCAATCTATGACCATCAGCGACAGTGCGGATATCGGCCATTTTCTAGCGATGACCCCCTACAATTGGAAATTTACCGATGCGCAGCGCGCCTTGCTGACATCCAAGCCCTTGACCTGTGAACTGGATTTTAAGCTTGAGGTCTTTCGGGCCTGCTAGCTGGTTAATCCTTGTTTAATTTGTGTTTTTTATCCGCTTAAAAAAACTTAGTGTTTTTACACGAAGTTTTAGAAGGTTTTTTTGTAACAACTGACAGATATGTAAGTAAAAAATAGGATTTGCGCCTTTTAATGTTTGTTGACATACGGTCAGAATGATTTATAGTGAACTCAGCTTGAAGGTTGGGCTTAACTTTATGTGTTCAATACGACCAGTTCGTCCTGTTAACATAAGTAATACCGGCATTTTCCAGCTCTACTGCCGTTTAAGGCTTTATTTTATTTAGTTACAGGATTTATATCATGTCTCAAGTTACTGGCGTTGTTAAGTGGTTCAACTCTGACAAAGGTTTTGGTTTTATCGAGCAAGAGTCTGGCCCAGACGTTTTCGTACACTTCCGTGCGATCAACTCTGACGGTTTCAAAACTCTAGACGAAGGTCAGAAAGTGCAGTTCACTGTGACTCAAGGTCAAAAAGGTCCACAAGCTGAGAACGTAACTGTTATCTAAGCTGAC is a window from the Shewanella loihica PV-4 genome containing:
- the sbcB gene encoding exodeoxyribonuclease I, encoding MPANNLPSIFWHDYETFGANPAKDRPSQFAGIRTDMDLNIISEPVTFYCKQASDYLPSPEAILITGITPQLANLKGMPEAEFMARINSEFSQPNTCVAGYNSLRFDDEVTRYGFYRNFFDPYAREWQNGNSRWDIIDLVRACYALRPEGINWPEKEDGSPSFKLEHLTQANNLSHDKAHDAMSDVYATIAMAKLIKERQPKLFDYYFNLRKKNEVSKQIDVLNMQPLIHVSSKISALHGCTTLIAPVAHHSTNKNAIICVNLAMDVTPLIELSADEIRERMYTPRVDLASDELPIGLKQLHINKCPFIATAKTLTDGNAQRLEIDKEFARAQYKRLRQHPEIREKLVAVFDTEHGNEISDPDLQLYSGGFFSHADKSKMEIIRHTAPQHLAALELDFDDERLPEMLFRYRARNYPETLDDTEQQRWRTFCQSRLNDPDYMIKLETLVNDTEADEEKQKLLTALCHYLSNL
- the rlmA gene encoding 23S rRNA (guanine(745)-N(1))-methyltransferase, with the translated sequence MNYLCPICQRTLSLIDRTWCCEANHRFDCAKEGYVNLLPVQKKRSKDPGDNKEMMFARREFLNKGYYEAMSDRVNALAQEYAGEARHGLDIGCGEGYYSHRLLQAMGSAESFSLSGLDISKSALKYAAKRYPDIQFCVASSFEMPFADQSFDFMLRIYAPSQDDELRRVAKPGAILITVSAGPQHHFALKQVIYDQPRPNPEVDSQIVGFERLHSERLTQSMTISDSADIGHFLAMTPYNWKFTDAQRALLTSKPLTCELDFKLEVFRAC
- a CDS encoding cold-shock protein; protein product: MSQVTGVVKWFNSDKGFGFIEQESGPDVFVHFRAINSDGFKTLDEGQKVQFTVTQGQKGPQAENVTVI